In Populus trichocarpa isolate Nisqually-1 chromosome 12, P.trichocarpa_v4.1, whole genome shotgun sequence, a genomic segment contains:
- the LOC7482154 gene encoding dihydrodipicolinate reductase-like protein CRR1, chloroplastic, producing MEVAWAVDSHFVGDDIGNGCLIAPTLSIGSLLLQQAAITASFHYNNVEIVESRANPTDFPSLDAIQISKNLSNMGQIYEDIVARGQVLGEDGGRVYSMVLPGLPYSTAIYFSGPGVVYSSKHDITDVKCLKPGLILAIRKGIRLKNLVYGLEKLLYSQHLSLASAPSFGIAYRLDKETCHHVGNMPISLCYRQ from the exons ATGGAGGTGGCATGGGCTGTGGATTCCCATTTTGTAGGAGATGATATTGGAAAT GGTTGTCTGATCGCACCAACTCTGTCCATTGGTTCTTTACTCCTTCAGCAAGCTGCCATTACAGCTTCCTTCCATTACAACAATGTCGAAATTGTTGAATCAAGGGCAAATCCAACA GATTTTCCATCATTGGATGctattcaaatttcaaagaaCCTCTCTAACATGGGTCAAATTTATGAAGATATCGTG GCAAGAGGTCAAGTTCTAGGAGAAGATGGGGGTAGGGTATACAGCATGGTCCTGCCAGGGCTTCCCTATAGTACAGCCATTTACTTCTCTGGCCCAGGAGTG GTTTACTCTAGTAAACACGATATCACTGATGTGAAGTGCCTCAAGCCTGGCCTCATCCTAGCTATTAGAAAGGGCATCCGACTGAAG AATCTAGTGTATGGCTTGGAGAAACTCTTGTACAGCCAACATCTTTCCCTGGCTTCTGCACCCTCCTTTGGCATAGCTTACAGATTAGATAAAGAAACATGTCATCATGTGGGAAACATGCCTATTTCACTTTGCTATCGACAATAA
- the LOC7482123 gene encoding BAG family molecular chaperone regulator 1 produces MMKMKTAKATTGLSHMNGGSAGGGGELEVRPGGMLVQKRDPDSDRTSIPPPTIRIKVKYGSAYHEINISSQATFGELKKMLSAPTGLHHQDQKLIYKDKERDSKAFLDISGVKDRSKMVLVEDPISQEKRFLEMRKNAKMEKASKFISEISLEVDRLAGQVSAFESVITKGGKVAEKSVLNLIELLMSQLLKLDGIMVDGDVKLQRKIQVQRVQKYVETLDMLKIKNSMPNGNADEIKDSMPIGNGHHAPMQQQHKHSNGQKIASIQKRQPRYTNGHTLIPIEEEEEQRHPFEHLSIHQQQQPSRHSASGEVVVTTQWETFDSTPALEPVPSISTSSTATKTSAPQPKFPWDFFN; encoded by the exons atgatgaagatgaagactGCTAAGGCAACTACTGGGCTGTCACACATGAATGGTGGCTCAgccggtggtggtggtgagttGGAGGTTAGACCAGGAGGAATGTTAGTACAGAAGAGAGACCCGGATTCTGATCGGACCTCTATCCCTCCACCGACAATTAGAATCAAGGTTAAATATGGGTCAGCTTATCATGAAATCAATATTAGCTCACAGGCTACATTTG GGGAGTTGAAGAAAATGTTGTCAGCACCCACAGGATTGCATCACCAAGATCAGAAGCTGATTTACAAAGATAAAGAGAGGGATTCAAAAGCATTTCTTGATATTTCTGGAGTTAAGGACAGGTCCAAAATGGTGCTAGTTGAGGACCCGATTAGTCAGGAGAAGAGGTTTCTTGAGATGAGAAAGAATGCAAAGATGGAGAAGGCGTCAAAATTCATATCAGAAATCAGCTTGGAAGTTGACCGGCTTGCCGGCCAG GTTTCAGCCTTTGAATCAGTAATTACTAAAGGTGGGAAAGTAGCAGAGAAAAGTGTGCTTAATTTGATCGAGTTATTGATGAGTCAATTGTTGAAATTGGATGGAATTATGGTTGATGGCGATGTCAAATTGCAAAGGAAAATACAG GTTCAAAGGGTGCAAAAGTATGTTGAGACTCTCGATATGTTGAAGATCAAGAATTCCATGCCTAATGGTAACGCCGACGAAATCAAGGACTCCATGCCTATTGGTAATGGACACCACGCACCAATGCAGCAGCAACACAAACATTCTAATGGACAAAAAATAGCCTCAATTCAAAAGCGGCAACCAAGGTATACCAATGGACACACATTAATACCaatcgaagaagaagaagaacagcgGCACCCATTCGAGCATTTATCAATCCATCAACAACAGCAGCCATCAAGGCATTCAGCATCAGGGGAAGTTGTTGTAACCACGCAATGGGAAACATTTGATTCTACTCCAGCTTTAGAGCCGGTCCCTTCAATATCTACATCCTCCACAGCGACCAAAACTTCAGCCCCTCAGCCGAAGTTCCCTTGGGATTTCTTCAACTAA
- the LOC7482124 gene encoding cucumisin produces MAKLLHLSIFFLAALVLQCHCAEDDRKSHVVYMGDRPKDAASVASTHHNMLAEVLGSSSEARESLIYSYGKSFNGFVAKLSDKEVARIKEMEGVVSVFPNAQLQVHTTRSWDFMGLPESHPRLSAEGDVIVGLLDTGVWPENPSFSDEGFDPPPAKWKGICQGANNFTCNKKVIGARFYDLENIFDPRYDIKSPRDTLGHGSHTASTAAGIATNASYFGLAGGVARGGVPSARIAVYKVCWASGCTSADILAAFEDAIADGVDLLSVSLGSDFPAPYHEDVIAIGTFHAMKNGILTSCSAGNSGPNRRQVSNYAPWALTVAASTIDRIFSTKVVLGNGQIFLGNSLNIFDLHGKTFPLIYSGDSANYTAGADPELAAWCFPGTLAPLITKGGVVMCDIPNALALVQGSAGVIMPVSIDESIPFPFPLSLISPEDYSQLLDYMRSTQTPTATILMTEPVKDVMAPTVVSFSSRGPSPITPDILKPDLTAPGLNILAAWSPLGGASISPWDDRTVDYFVISGTSMSCPHVTGVAAFVKAAHPSWSPAAIKSALMTTATIMDSRKNADAEFAYGSGQIDPLKALNPGLIYNASEADYVNFLCKEGYNTTLVRIISGDNSTCPSNELGKAWDLNYPTFALSLLDGETVIATFPRTVTNVGTPNSTYYARVSMPSQFTVTVQPSVLSFSRVGEEKTFTVKITGAPIVNTPIVSGSLEWTNGEYVVRSPIAVFNNMPSIFSSIDEQPQSKPKFKGPWEGSTSTIYHKKGTFKSMQRTDRTDGFGGLVSNSRLGYHKH; encoded by the exons ATGGCCAAGTTGTTGCACctctctattttctttcttgcagCATTGGTGCTGCAATGCCATTGCGCTGAAGACGACAGGAAG TCTCATGTTGTGTACATGGGAGATCGTCCCAAGGATGCTGCATCAGTCGCGTCGACGCACCACAATATGCTAGCAGAAGTACTTGGCAG TTCATCGGAGGCTAGAGAATCACTAATTTATAGTTACGGGAAGAGTTTCAATGGATTTGTAGCCAAACTATCAGACAAAGAAGTTGCCAGGATCAAAG AAATGGAGGGAGTGGTTTCAGTGTTCCCTAATGCCCAACTGCAAGTGCACACTACAAGATCATGGGATTTCATGGGCCTCCCTGAATCTCATCCCAGGTTGTCTGCTGAAGGAGATGTTATTGTTGGGTTGCTAGATACAG GAGTTTGGCCTGAAAACCCAAGTTTCAGTGATGAAGGCTTTGATCCACCACCAGCAAAATGGAAGGGTATCTGCCAGGGTGCAAACAATTTCACCTGCAACAA AAAGGTCATTGGAGCCCGTTTCTATGATCTGGAGAATATCTTTGATCCTAGGTATGATATCAAATCCCCGAGGGACACGTTAGGACATGGAAGCCATACTGCTTCAACAGCAGCAGGGATAGCTACGAATGCAAGCTACTTCGGATTAGCTGGAGGTGTGGCTAGAGGAGGAGTTCCGAGTGCAAGAATTGCTGTCTACAAAGTATGTTGGGCAAGTGGCTGTACCTCTGCGGATATCCTAGCAGCTTTTGAAGATGCAATAGCAGATGGGGTGGACCTTCTATCTGTTTCACTAGGGAGTGATTTTCCAGCTCCGTATCACGAAGATGTAATTGCCATCGGAACTTTCCATGCCATGAAAAATGGAATTTTAACTTCCTGTTCTGCAGGAAACAGTGGACCAAACAGGAGACAAGTCTCAAACTATGCACCTTGGGCACTAACTGTAGCTGCAAGCACCATTGACAGGATTTTTTCCACTAAAGTCGTGCTCGGAAACGGACAGATCTTCCTT GGAAATTCGCTCAACATCTTCGATCTCCACGGAAAAACATTCCCATTGATCTATTCTGGAGACTCCGCAAACTATACTGCTGGAGCTGATCCTGAATTAGCAGCATGGTGCTTTCCCGGAACTCTAGCCCCTCTAATAACTAAAGGAGGAGTGGTCATGTGCGATATTCCTAACGCACTTGCCTTAGTGCAAGGGTCAGCGGGTGTTATAATGCCCGTGTCCATAGATGAATCTATACCTTTTCCCTTCCCTCTTTCTCTGATCAGTCCTGAGGACTACTCTCAGCTTCTGGACTACATGAGATCCACACA GACTCCTACAGCAACCATTTTGATGACTGAGCCAGTGAAGGATGTCATGGCTCCCACAGTAGTCTCTTTCTCATCAAGAGGTCCAAGCCCCATTACTCCTGATATCCTCAAG CCTGACCTTACTGCCCCTGGTCTGAACATCCTTGCTGCCTGGTCTCCCCTAGGAGGTGCTTCGATATCCCCCTGGGATGATAGGACAGTAGACTACTTTGTAATCTCTGGTACATCCATGTCTTGCCCACATGTTACTGGTGTTGCAGCATTTGTTAAAGCAGCTCACCCATCATGGTCTCCTGCTGCTATCAAGTCTGCCCTCATGACCACAG CTACAATTATGGATTCCAGGAAGAATGCAGATGCCGAATTTGCCTACGGATCTGGACAGATCGATCCATTGAAGGCACTAAACCCAGGGCTAATCTATAATGCAAGTGAAGCAGATTATGTCAATTTCCTATGCAAGGAGGGTTACAACACTACCCTTGTAAGAATAATCAGTGGAGACAATAGCACTTGTCCAAGCAACGAACTAGGCAAAGCATGGGATCTTAACTACCCAACATTTGCACTCTCATTGTTAGATGGAGAGACTGTCATAGCTACATTCCCAAGAACTGTCACCAATGTGGGCACTCCAAACAGCACTTACTATGCAAGGGTTTCAATGCCATCCCAATTCACTGTTACAGTACAACCATCAGTTCTTTCCTTCTCACGGGTTGGAGAGGAGAAAACATTCACTGTTAAGATTACAGGAGCACCCATAGTTAACACGCCTATCGTCTCGGGTTCACTAGAATGGACAAACGGGGAATATGTAGTTAGGAGTCCAATTGCTGTTTTCAACAACAtgccttcaattttttcatccatTGATGAGCAGCCACAATCAAAACCCAAGTTTAAAGGTCCATGGGAGGGTTCCACTTCCACCATCTATCACAAGAAGGGCACCTTTAAGAGCATGCAGAGGACAGATCGTACTGATGGCTTCGGCGGCTTGGTATCCAATAGCAGGTTGGGTTATCACAAGCACTAA